Proteins from a single region of Hydra vulgaris chromosome 12, alternate assembly HydraT2T_AEP:
- the LOC100200155 gene encoding lysosomal-associated transmembrane protein 4A isoform X2 — MKEENIRIQSISDERMKPTRCCLCMDVRLATVLIGLFCMAVNAAGFIASTTVILKNKEKLGEWKYFSNVKQTSTSHAVDQLIGLSVTSICFVIIIALVYGAIKRKSNYILPFFCLQVFDATVTLMVAATMISYAPQVKYFIENHPEVYEC; from the exons atgaaagaagaaaatattCGGATACAGAGCATTTCTGATGAAAGAATGAAACCAACTCGATGTTGTTTATGCATGGATGTGAGATTGGCAACAGTTCTTATTGGATTGTTTTGTatg gCAGTAAATGCTGCAGGATTTATTGCATCAACTACTGTAATCctaaaaaataaggaaaagttAGGTGAATGGAAGTACTTTTCAAATGTCAAACAGACTTCTACAAGTCATGcag TGGACCAACTCATTGGCTTAAGTGTGACCAGTATTTGCtttgttataattattgcaTTGGTTTATGGTGCCATTAAG CGAAAATCAAACTATAttctaccttttttttgtttgcaagtTTTTGATGCTACTGTCACTCTCATGGTTGCTGCAACAATGATTAGTTATGCTCCTCAAGTGaaatactttattgaaaatcat ccTGAAGTTTATGAGTGCTGA